Proteins from a single region of Amblyomma americanum isolate KBUSLIRL-KWMA chromosome 10, ASM5285725v1, whole genome shotgun sequence:
- the LOC144107333 gene encoding uncharacterized protein LOC144107333 has protein sequence MPERAKFDHILKGIDDDAFQMLLAKNPATVVDVLAQCESYDELRKRRLLTGPPLSHPEPLAALTSVSDHSQLRRSTRASGPRGRCQGRSPVVVVPSRFSLCALLLPGCASCFLRHFAFLCVARWKAAKTQSRNVWAAAENQLQRAEHAGEGALEGLPTTPHLAAIGSSMGDIKKIIVAVDSVEFISTRSLEKAMGLLLGAFFVFNVAYPPDCPLTMEFLQR, from the exons ATGCCGGAGCGCGCCAAGTTCGATCACATCCTGAAGGGCATCGACGATGACGCGTTTCAGATGCTTCTGGCCAAAAATCCAGCAACCGTCGTCGACGTGCTTGCCCAGTGCGAGAGctacgacgaactacgcaagcgccGTCTTCTCACTGGGCCGCCACTCTCGCACCCGGAGCCTCTGGCGGCTTTGACGTCTGTCTCCGACCACTCGCAACT ACGTCGATCAACGCGCGCTTCCGGCCCCCGCGGCCGCTGTCAAGGAAGGAGTCCGGTTGTCGTGGTTCCctctcgcttttctttgtgcgcgctgcttctgcccgggtgtgcgtcctgctttttgcgccattttgcctttttgtgtgTGGCGCGCTGGAAGGCCGCGAAGACGCAATCAAGGAACGTATGGGCTGCAGCCGAAAATCAACTGCAGCGGGCAGAG CATGCAGGTGAAGGGGCGCTGGAAGGACTGCCAACAACACCGCACCTTGCTGCGATTG gatcAAGCATGGGGGACATAAAGAAGATCATCGTTGCAGTGGATTCTGTAGAATTCATTTCTACAAGAAGTCTTGAGAAGGCCATGGGCCTCCTCCTTGGTGCCTTCTTTGTGTTCAACGTTGCGTACCCTCCCGACTGCCCCCTCACCATGGAGTTTTTGCAGAGAtaa